In a genomic window of Longimicrobiales bacterium:
- a CDS encoding CDP-alcohol phosphatidyltransferase family protein, whose amino-acid sequence MANLLTAARVILIFVIIAVWMRADPVGSWWLDLLMVPLLAWAIFMDALDGWAARKYNEASEAGALFDIAGDRIVELALWTFFAIRTDPSGQPLVPLWVPLVMITRTVVTDLIRSVAFAQGRTPFGPNSLQDSAWARELTASRWSRAAYGALKAVCFCALGILLAWQIAAPAHPALPYVRITIEGMVIATVAFSIVRALPVLWDGRRFVAAMSSSGSGTTDR is encoded by the coding sequence ATGGCAAACCTGCTCACGGCCGCTCGCGTCATCCTGATCTTCGTCATCATCGCCGTATGGATGCGCGCCGACCCTGTCGGTTCATGGTGGCTCGATCTCCTGATGGTGCCCCTGCTCGCGTGGGCCATCTTCATGGACGCGCTCGACGGATGGGCGGCGAGAAAGTACAACGAGGCCAGCGAAGCCGGCGCCCTGTTCGACATTGCCGGTGACCGCATCGTCGAGCTCGCGCTGTGGACGTTCTTCGCGATCCGTACCGATCCATCCGGTCAGCCGCTCGTGCCGCTGTGGGTGCCGCTCGTGATGATCACGCGTACCGTGGTGACCGACCTCATCCGCAGCGTCGCCTTCGCCCAGGGCCGCACGCCGTTCGGCCCGAACAGCCTCCAGGACTCCGCCTGGGCGCGGGAGCTGACCGCGTCGCGCTGGAGTCGCGCTGCGTACGGTGCGCTCAAGGCCGTCTGCTTCTGCGCACTCGGCATTCTCCTCGCCTGGCAGATCGCCGCACCCGCGCACCCCGCGCTCCCGTATGTACGCATCACCATCGAGGGAATGGTGATTGCGACCGTGGCGTTCTCGATCGTTCGCGCACTCCCCGTGCTCTGGGACGGGCGTCGCTTCGTGGCTGCCATGTCGTCTTCCGGCAGCGGCACCACCGATCGATAG
- a CDS encoding serine hydrolase domain-containing protein yields MTVRSRTLAALFLLVAGAFAPVTAQRPGFAPERLARVDSVLQQYVDEGRIAGAVALVLQDGRPVYERAFGWSDREAGVRMAPNTIFRIASQTKALTSAAILMLLEEGRLTLDEPVGRHIQSFRRTTVALRGADTVAIVPARRPITIRDLLTHTAGISYGTTGEIAALYERQGLGRAAGFGWYTADLDEPICTTMERLGTLPFIAQPGEAWVYGYSTDVLGCIVERVSGIDLAEFIRSRITEPLGMADTHFYLDDSERARLAAVYASDSAGLAVRAPDGARGQGHYIDGPRRSFAGGAGLVSTAHDYARFLEMVRSGGALNGVRILAPRTVKLMTTNQVGSLYSSTGLGWSLAFETIERYGASGMGEVGSYGWGGAYGSWYRVDPEAGLVMVFMIQLMPNGTDIRQKFPTLVYQA; encoded by the coding sequence ATGACAGTCCGGTCGCGGACGCTTGCTGCTCTGTTCCTGCTCGTCGCTGGTGCCTTTGCGCCCGTCACGGCGCAGCGCCCCGGATTCGCGCCGGAGCGACTCGCGCGTGTAGACAGCGTCCTCCAGCAGTACGTCGATGAAGGCCGCATCGCGGGCGCCGTGGCGCTCGTGCTCCAGGATGGCCGGCCGGTGTACGAACGCGCATTCGGCTGGAGCGATCGGGAGGCCGGCGTGCGCATGGCGCCGAACACGATCTTCCGTATCGCCTCGCAGACGAAGGCACTCACCAGCGCGGCAATACTGATGCTCCTGGAGGAGGGCAGGCTCACGCTCGATGAACCGGTGGGTCGCCATATCCAGTCGTTCCGCCGGACGACTGTTGCGCTGCGTGGTGCCGACACGGTCGCGATCGTGCCGGCCAGGCGACCCATCACGATCCGTGACCTGCTGACGCACACCGCCGGGATCTCGTACGGTACGACCGGCGAGATCGCCGCGCTGTATGAGCGGCAGGGGCTCGGCCGCGCTGCCGGTTTCGGCTGGTACACCGCCGACCTGGACGAGCCGATCTGTACCACGATGGAGAGGCTGGGCACGCTGCCGTTCATCGCGCAGCCGGGTGAAGCCTGGGTCTACGGCTACAGCACCGACGTCCTCGGCTGCATCGTCGAACGCGTGTCCGGGATCGATCTGGCAGAGTTCATCCGCTCCCGCATCACGGAACCGCTCGGCATGGCCGACACCCACTTCTATCTCGACGATAGCGAGCGCGCCCGGCTTGCAGCCGTGTACGCGAGCGACAGCGCGGGGCTGGCCGTGCGTGCGCCGGACGGCGCGCGCGGGCAGGGACACTACATCGACGGGCCGCGACGCAGCTTCGCCGGTGGGGCCGGCCTGGTCTCGACCGCACACGATTATGCGCGCTTCCTCGAGATGGTGCGCAGCGGCGGCGCACTGAACGGTGTGCGCATTCTCGCGCCGCGTACGGTGAAACTGATGACGACCAATCAGGTCGGCTCTCTCTACTCGTCGACCGGTCTGGGCTGGAGCCTCGCGTTCGAAACCATCGAGCGGTACGGCGCGTCCGGCATGGGCGAAGTGGGTTCATACGGATGGGGCGGCGCGTACGGCTCGTGGTATCGGGTCGATCCCGAAGCGGGTCTCGTGATGGTATTCATGATCCAGCTGATGCCGAATGGCACCGACATCCGGCAGAAGTTCCCGACACTTGTGTACCAGGC
- a CDS encoding GNAT family N-acetyltransferase, which yields MAAVIRMATVLDGPALAAIYRPAVTDTAISFEVEPPDYSMMTERVARTTSRLPWIVCDRGSDVVGYAYAGPHRDRPAYQWSVEVSAYVRADARRAGVARALYASLFSILALQGFRNAYAGVTLPNEASEGLHLSVGFRPIGVFRGVGWKRGAWHDVGWFERALAPRDREPQPPVPLPQIVRTPACREALDAGLTLLRPPVA from the coding sequence ATGGCAGCGGTAATAAGGATGGCTACCGTGCTGGACGGTCCGGCACTCGCAGCGATCTACCGGCCGGCAGTCACGGATACGGCGATCTCGTTCGAGGTCGAGCCGCCCGATTATTCGATGATGACGGAAAGGGTGGCCAGGACGACTTCGCGTCTGCCCTGGATCGTGTGCGACCGGGGATCCGACGTGGTCGGGTACGCCTATGCGGGTCCGCACCGCGACCGGCCCGCGTATCAGTGGTCCGTAGAAGTATCGGCTTATGTGAGGGCCGACGCTCGGCGCGCGGGCGTCGCCCGGGCACTGTACGCATCGCTGTTCTCGATCCTCGCATTGCAGGGGTTCCGCAACGCGTATGCAGGCGTTACGCTGCCGAACGAGGCCAGCGAAGGACTGCACCTGTCCGTCGGCTTCAGGCCGATCGGCGTATTCCGGGGAGTCGGCTGGAAACGGGGTGCGTGGCACGACGTTGGCTGGTTCGAGCGGGCGCTGGCACCGCGGGATCGCGAACCGCAGCCGCCCGTTCCACTGCCGCAGATCGTGCGCACACCGGCTTGCCGCGAGGCACTGGACGCGGGTCTCACGCTGCTGCGACCGCCTGTTGCCTGA
- a CDS encoding DUF697 domain-containing protein, which translates to MRKTAARIAVLLGTLVITGFIVLLVNQTAQLVELAARMAPWLGSVVLWVLVTLYAFCVLVPLYLLFSLPKPLRAPDSESDPEFPAHLDRLGARLRRNPHLSARALSTREEIEAGLVTLDGLANERTRLAASQVFVTTAISQNGSLDTFLVLAAQSKLVLEIARVYYQRPTLRDLVYLYSNVAATAFVAGELEDLDLTEQIQPILAAVFGSAAGAIPGFGAATGLFVNSVTTGSANAFLTLRVGIIARQYCRAVVLPPRRTLRRMAIAEATQMLGGIALSGTRRVAAALGSATKSSIGGAFESFGDQIKAAGSGFREKGTTAAQKLGLRRPLTDPGSTGGGADG; encoded by the coding sequence ATGCGCAAGACCGCTGCGCGGATCGCCGTTCTGCTGGGCACGCTCGTCATCACCGGCTTCATCGTGCTGCTCGTCAATCAGACGGCGCAGCTCGTCGAGCTGGCGGCGCGGATGGCGCCGTGGCTGGGCAGCGTGGTGCTGTGGGTGCTGGTGACGCTCTACGCGTTCTGCGTTCTCGTTCCGCTCTACCTGCTCTTCAGCCTGCCGAAGCCGCTGCGCGCGCCGGACTCCGAATCGGATCCGGAATTTCCGGCCCACCTCGACCGCCTCGGCGCGCGCCTGCGCAGGAACCCGCATCTGTCCGCGCGTGCGCTTTCGACGCGCGAGGAGATCGAAGCGGGACTCGTTACGCTCGACGGCCTCGCCAACGAACGCACACGGCTGGCGGCATCGCAGGTGTTCGTCACGACGGCCATATCGCAGAACGGCAGCCTCGATACGTTCCTCGTGCTCGCCGCGCAGAGCAAGCTCGTGCTCGAGATAGCGCGCGTATACTATCAGCGTCCCACGCTCCGCGACCTGGTGTACCTGTACTCCAATGTCGCGGCGACCGCGTTCGTCGCGGGCGAGCTGGAGGACCTGGACCTCACCGAGCAGATCCAGCCGATCCTTGCGGCCGTCTTCGGCTCCGCCGCCGGCGCCATCCCGGGGTTCGGCGCCGCGACCGGCCTGTTCGTGAACTCCGTGACCACGGGATCCGCCAATGCATTCCTGACCCTGCGCGTCGGCATCATCGCGCGTCAGTACTGCCGGGCGGTGGTGCTGCCGCCGCGGCGGACGCTCCGGCGCATGGCCATCGCCGAGGCGACGCAGATGCTGGGCGGGATCGCGCTGAGCGGCACGCGCCGGGTCGCCGCGGCACTCGGCTCCGCGACGAAGAGCTCGATCGGCGGCGCGTTCGAGAGCTTCGGCGATCAGATCAAGGCAGCGGGCTCCGGGTTCCGTGAGAAGGGGACGACGGCGGCACAGAAGCTCGGACTGCGCCGGCCGCTGACCGACCCCGGATCGACAGGTGGGGGCGCGGATGGGTGA
- a CDS encoding GNAT family protein yields the protein MTDIDIASRGAAPSLEGTHVRLDPLSREHVPALTAIGLDPDLWQWTVSQVRTAADMARYVETALAEQSQGRSLPFATVERSSGRVVGSTRFGSIDLRNRRVEIGWTWIARAWQRTVINTEAKYLMLRHAFEMLDCIRVELKTDVLNERSRAAMRRIGAVEEGVLRSHMITESGRVRDTVYYSILAAEWPEVRAGLEAKLERSADC from the coding sequence ATGACTGACATCGATATCGCGAGCCGCGGCGCAGCCCCGAGCCTCGAGGGCACCCATGTCCGACTGGACCCGCTCAGCCGCGAGCACGTGCCGGCCCTGACGGCCATCGGCCTCGATCCAGACCTCTGGCAGTGGACGGTGTCGCAGGTGCGGACGGCAGCGGACATGGCGCGCTACGTCGAGACAGCGCTCGCGGAGCAGTCGCAGGGGCGCTCACTACCGTTCGCGACCGTGGAACGGTCGAGCGGCAGGGTGGTGGGCAGCACACGCTTCGGGTCCATCGACCTGCGCAATCGGCGTGTCGAGATCGGCTGGACGTGGATCGCGCGGGCCTGGCAGCGCACCGTGATCAACACCGAGGCAAAGTATCTGATGCTCCGACATGCCTTCGAGATGCTCGACTGCATCCGCGTGGAGCTGAAGACCGATGTGCTGAATGAGCGGTCCCGCGCCGCGATGCGCCGCATCGGTGCAGTCGAGGAAGGTGTGCTGCGCAGCCACATGATCACGGAGAGCGGCCGCGTGCGCGATACCGTCTATTACAGCATTCTGGCAGCCGAGTGGCCCGAGGTGCGCGCGGGTCTCGAGGCGAAGCTCGAACGGTCCGCGGATTGCTGA
- a CDS encoding pyrimidine dimer DNA glycosylase/endonuclease V — MRIWDVDPALLCRSHLLGEHRELHGLWNILTQGLTGYSRHPETLRWDGRLAALFERHEALVAEMTQRGYRHHSPLDPILATGSAVQDIFIDHPDRQLEILRAKPCPCLTGG, encoded by the coding sequence ATGAGGATCTGGGACGTCGATCCGGCGCTGCTGTGCAGGAGCCACCTGCTGGGCGAGCATCGCGAGCTGCACGGCTTGTGGAATATCCTGACGCAGGGGCTGACCGGATACAGCCGGCACCCGGAAACACTACGCTGGGATGGCCGCCTGGCTGCGCTCTTCGAGCGCCACGAGGCGCTCGTCGCCGAGATGACGCAGCGCGGCTACCGCCACCACTCGCCACTCGACCCGATCCTCGCCACGGGATCCGCCGTGCAGGACATCTTCATCGATCACCCGGACAGACAACTCGAGATCCTGCGCGCAAAGCCGTGCCCGTGTCTCACGGGCGGGTGA
- a CDS encoding PH domain-containing protein: MPIDRGVIDQQLLALRESTQWWDQREFRDLPAVMHAEEQILALSRGKIARVRWLRRTWLIVVTDMRVLCLRSSGGTGWRQVEVRGDQIERTALRIGPLRGRVLLIAAGQTYRMLVPRQDAYKLMTALSSLGNHAKDTFSGFGPTRIVRRVMDHVLALPAAAMDPTAPRAAPAPLPAPVADRRIQALEEEMQELRQQVDFLEQLLRQRQPWANPDETPTA, translated from the coding sequence ATGCCTATCGATCGCGGGGTCATTGATCAGCAGCTTCTCGCGCTGCGGGAAAGCACACAGTGGTGGGACCAGCGCGAGTTCCGGGATCTGCCCGCGGTGATGCACGCGGAGGAGCAGATCCTGGCGCTGTCGCGGGGCAAGATCGCGCGGGTGCGCTGGCTGCGGCGAACGTGGCTGATCGTTGTCACGGACATGCGTGTGCTCTGTCTGCGCTCGTCGGGCGGAACCGGCTGGCGGCAGGTGGAGGTGCGCGGTGACCAGATCGAGCGGACGGCGCTCCGGATCGGACCGCTGCGCGGTCGCGTGCTGCTGATCGCGGCAGGGCAGACCTACCGGATGCTCGTGCCGCGTCAGGATGCCTACAAGCTGATGACGGCGTTGTCGAGTCTGGGCAACCATGCCAAGGACACGTTCTCCGGCTTCGGCCCCACACGCATCGTGCGTCGCGTGATGGATCACGTGCTGGCACTGCCGGCGGCGGCGATGGATCCGACGGCACCGCGGGCCGCGCCCGCACCGCTGCCGGCACCCGTGGCCGACCGTCGCATCCAGGCGCTGGAGGAGGAGATGCAGGAGCTGCGGCAACAGGTGGACTTCCTCGAGCAGCTGCTGCGGCAGCGCCAGCCGTGGGCGAACCCGGACGAGACGCCCACGGCCTGA
- a CDS encoding endonuclease/exonuclease/phosphatase family protein, with product MMLPEVARRRALLLAAITVIAGCRTGLNYAAGEAPWYEGGPARSAAVSTGNDTLLIVAFNVKYAQRVDRAITLLRTEPDLRGADVILLNEMDENGTWLIAEALGMFYVYYPAVLHTRTGRDFGNAVLSRWPIVEHERLELPHVARIQRTRRVATAATIRVGSADVRVYATHLATFFEIGPGARQEQLRTILADADSFAYAIIGGDMNDTRIGPTAWQHGFTWPTQYGPRTTLFGRLDHIFLKNLPVPDSAASGTVRETMGASDHSPVWVRGILKTR from the coding sequence ATGATGCTGCCGGAGGTTGCCCGACGGCGGGCGCTGCTCCTGGCCGCCATAACGGTGATCGCGGGCTGCCGCACCGGCCTGAACTACGCCGCCGGCGAGGCGCCATGGTACGAGGGAGGTCCCGCGCGGAGCGCTGCGGTCAGCACCGGGAACGACACGCTCCTGATCGTCGCATTCAACGTGAAATATGCGCAGCGCGTCGATCGCGCGATCACACTGCTGCGGACCGAGCCGGACCTGCGCGGTGCGGATGTCATCCTGCTGAACGAGATGGACGAGAACGGCACATGGCTGATCGCCGAAGCGCTCGGCATGTTCTACGTCTATTACCCGGCCGTGCTGCACACCCGGACCGGACGTGACTTCGGCAATGCGGTGCTGTCGCGCTGGCCGATTGTCGAACACGAGAGGCTCGAGCTGCCGCATGTCGCCCGGATCCAGCGCACGCGGCGCGTGGCGACGGCAGCGACGATACGGGTCGGCAGCGCCGACGTGCGCGTGTATGCGACGCACCTCGCCACGTTCTTCGAGATCGGACCCGGGGCGCGGCAGGAACAGCTGCGCACGATACTCGCCGATGCGGATAGTTTCGCGTACGCCATCATTGGCGGCGACATGAACGACACGCGTATCGGCCCGACCGCCTGGCAGCACGGATTCACGTGGCCCACGCAGTACGGCCCGCGGACCACGCTTTTCGGACGTCTCGATCATATCTTCCTGAAGAACCTGCCGGTACCGGACTCCGCGGCGTCGGGTACGGTACGTGAAACGATGGGCGCGAGTGATCATTCACCGGTGTGGGTCCGCGGCATACTGAAGACACGCTGA
- a CDS encoding PhzF family phenazine biosynthesis isomerase, whose protein sequence is MSLKGSLHRLAAFTNTPEGGNPAGVWIGSALPDAETMQRIAAEVGYSETVFIAPASGDERECRYYSPEAEVSFCGHATIAAGVVLGQTDGDGTYTLNTTIGAVPVRVRSRDGLREASLTSVEPMQTSVSDTLLGAVLTALRWRRDELDDAIPPARAYAGAWHLVLAVARSERLAALDYDFEALKALMLDDGLTTLQLVWRESPLVFHARNPFPVGGVVEDPATGAAAAALGGYLRAAGHVTTPATVTIHQGEAMGRPSLLTVEIQPSGGIVVTGTALAL, encoded by the coding sequence ATGTCACTCAAAGGCTCGCTGCACCGTCTCGCGGCATTCACGAACACACCGGAGGGTGGCAATCCCGCCGGTGTGTGGATCGGCAGCGCGCTTCCCGACGCGGAGACGATGCAGCGCATCGCGGCGGAGGTCGGCTACTCGGAGACCGTGTTCATCGCGCCGGCCTCTGGAGACGAGCGGGAGTGCCGGTACTACAGCCCGGAGGCGGAAGTCTCGTTCTGCGGGCATGCGACCATCGCCGCCGGAGTCGTTCTCGGACAGACCGACGGCGATGGGACGTACACGCTGAATACGACGATTGGTGCTGTGCCGGTGCGCGTTCGCTCGCGCGACGGTTTGCGCGAGGCTTCCCTCACGTCGGTCGAGCCGATGCAGACGTCCGTGTCGGACACGCTCCTGGGTGCCGTGCTGACTGCGCTCCGCTGGCGTCGCGACGAGCTGGATGACGCGATTCCGCCCGCGCGCGCGTATGCCGGCGCGTGGCACCTGGTGCTTGCCGTTGCACGATCGGAGCGGCTCGCCGCCCTCGACTATGACTTCGAGGCGCTCAAGGCGCTGATGCTCGACGATGGCCTGACGACGCTGCAGCTCGTATGGCGCGAGAGTCCGCTCGTCTTTCACGCGCGCAATCCGTTCCCCGTCGGCGGCGTGGTGGAGGACCCGGCCACGGGTGCCGCAGCGGCTGCACTTGGCGGATATCTGCGTGCGGCCGGTCACGTCACGACACCGGCGACAGTGACGATTCATCAGGGGGAAGCAATGGGCCGCCCGAGCCTGCTGACGGTGGAGATTCAGCCGAGCGGCGGCATAGTGGTGACGGGCACTGCGCTGGCGCTCTGA
- a CDS encoding endonuclease/exonuclease/phosphatase family protein, whose amino-acid sequence MTLAQRALRRLGGRRSRVRPVAVRRALVRIVIAWLATGCATAVPDGQPTADVITWRVASYNIHHARGMDDRVDVTRIAAVIRRMSPDVVALQEVDNGVARSGGEDQAARLGEILGMYHAFGSFMDYQGGRYGMAILSRCPIRSAEPVRLVDGNEPRIALAVTIAQPDSSVLTVVNVHFDWVGDDGFRFQQAREVAEYLDGIDGPWILAGDFNDQPGSRTLELFQARAREAAKPRGKRFTFSSTEPVREIDFVFAAPAAVWSVGTVEVVDEPMASDHRPVIAELSTVASPMTTSHNRSGAAWDCSGT is encoded by the coding sequence ATGACGTTGGCGCAGCGGGCTCTGCGGCGCCTGGGTGGCCGCCGATCGCGGGTCCGTCCGGTCGCAGTTCGGCGGGCGCTGGTGCGCATCGTGATCGCATGGCTGGCGACGGGTTGCGCGACGGCCGTGCCCGACGGGCAGCCAACCGCTGATGTCATCACCTGGCGCGTGGCGAGCTACAACATCCACCATGCGCGCGGCATGGATGACCGCGTGGACGTGACGCGGATCGCGGCCGTGATCCGCAGGATGTCGCCGGACGTGGTCGCATTGCAGGAGGTGGACAACGGCGTCGCGCGCAGCGGCGGGGAGGATCAGGCCGCGCGCCTCGGCGAGATCCTGGGTATGTACCACGCCTTCGGCAGCTTCATGGACTATCAGGGTGGCCGCTACGGCATGGCGATCCTGTCGCGCTGTCCCATCCGCAGCGCCGAGCCGGTGCGGCTCGTGGACGGCAACGAGCCACGGATCGCGCTGGCGGTCACGATCGCGCAGCCGGATAGCAGCGTGCTCACGGTCGTGAACGTGCACTTCGACTGGGTCGGCGATGACGGTTTCCGCTTTCAGCAGGCGCGCGAGGTCGCGGAGTACCTCGATGGCATCGACGGGCCGTGGATCCTGGCGGGCGACTTCAACGACCAGCCGGGGTCCCGCACGCTCGAGCTGTTTCAGGCACGGGCACGCGAGGCTGCAAAGCCGCGCGGCAAGCGCTTCACGTTTTCCTCAACCGAGCCGGTCAGGGAGATCGACTTCGTGTTCGCGGCGCCGGCCGCCGTGTGGAGCGTCGGCACAGTCGAAGTAGTGGATGAGCCGATGGCATCGGATCACCGCCCGGTCATCGCGGAGCTGTCCACAGTCGCATCACCAATGACAACCTCTCACAACAGGAGTGGAGCCGCATGGGATTGTTCTGGGACCTGA
- a CDS encoding ABC transporter permease, with amino-acid sequence MFDFRYAIRSLSRARGFAVAVVVTLGLGIGANTAVFSVVRGVLLKPLPHRDGDRLMYLRQSTEGPGGENVLFSVPEIEDFRTSSTKLAGIAEYSPMTFSLLGDDDAVRIDVGLVTGNYFEVMGLAPVLGRSFDQRDDGTGAEPVMMLTHDYWMERFGGDSAIVGTSVIAGGRAVQVVGVLQPAPYFPGRIDALMNMVNSEHHLSAMMVTGRTHRMTEMIARLAPGATVAEARAEIEGITARVHREYPEAYDAGSRYRVTVTPFQEVLGQDARLTLWLLMAAAAFVLVIACANVANLTLMRGVRREHELTVRASLGAGTTRLRRLLLAENLVLAGLGGALGLLLAFAGVGMLTTFAERYSPRASEIRVDGAVLAFTSALVLMVAVLLSYAPKLASESNIGALIAAGGRRTTAGSRRQRLQQALVVAQIAVSVMLLTGAGLLTRTMQRLSMVDAGLDTENVLTMEVPIDFGAETTELAVSRYQQMQGEIAALPGVRQVAFGSTIPLRSAGFMLEIKAEGRPVAPGEPMPRAEYRTTGPDYFSAAGIPLLRGRDFAATDRQGGAPVVILNETLANRLFPGEDPIGRRVAWTGSVLEFIPVSGDWRTVVGVVGDTKDGGLDAAPLPAMFMPFVQEAFPSGGLVIRSRGDAARLAPEATRIVRSIAPQQPIENVLTLDQIRDESVGPRRLNAMLVGSFGLLALIVAAIGIAAVLAFSVSARTNEIGIRMSIGADSGMVQRMILSEGGLLVMLGLVIGAVGALSLSRLMQGLLFGVEPHDPMTLATVAFIMAAVGIFACWIPALRAARIDPGVALRAQ; translated from the coding sequence ATGTTCGACTTCCGGTACGCCATCAGGAGCCTGTCGCGCGCCAGGGGGTTCGCGGTCGCCGTAGTGGTGACCCTCGGCCTGGGCATCGGCGCCAATACCGCCGTCTTCAGCGTCGTGCGCGGCGTGTTGCTGAAGCCGCTGCCTCATCGTGATGGCGATCGCCTGATGTACCTGCGCCAGTCCACGGAAGGGCCGGGCGGCGAGAACGTTCTGTTCTCCGTCCCCGAGATCGAGGATTTCCGCACATCGTCCACGAAGCTGGCCGGCATCGCCGAATACTCGCCGATGACCTTCAGCCTGCTGGGCGACGACGATGCGGTTCGTATCGATGTCGGGCTGGTGACGGGCAACTACTTCGAAGTGATGGGTCTCGCACCCGTGCTCGGCCGCTCATTCGACCAGCGTGATGACGGGACGGGCGCCGAGCCTGTGATGATGTTGACGCATGACTACTGGATGGAGCGGTTCGGTGGGGACTCAGCGATCGTGGGCACATCGGTGATCGCCGGCGGCCGCGCGGTCCAGGTGGTCGGGGTGCTTCAGCCTGCGCCGTATTTCCCCGGCCGCATCGACGCGCTCATGAACATGGTGAACAGTGAACACCATCTGAGCGCCATGATGGTGACCGGCCGCACGCACCGGATGACGGAGATGATCGCCCGGCTGGCACCGGGTGCGACGGTCGCTGAAGCGCGTGCGGAGATCGAGGGCATCACTGCACGCGTGCACAGGGAGTATCCGGAAGCGTACGACGCCGGCTCGCGCTACCGTGTCACGGTGACACCGTTCCAGGAAGTGCTCGGCCAGGACGCGCGGCTCACGCTGTGGCTGCTCATGGCCGCCGCGGCGTTCGTGCTCGTCATCGCATGCGCCAACGTCGCCAACCTGACGCTGATGCGCGGCGTGCGCCGCGAGCACGAGCTCACCGTGCGTGCGTCCCTGGGCGCCGGTACCACCCGGCTGCGTCGCCTGCTCCTCGCCGAGAACCTGGTCCTCGCCGGCCTCGGCGGAGCGCTCGGCCTCCTGCTCGCATTCGCCGGCGTCGGGATGCTGACCACGTTCGCCGAGCGCTACAGCCCGCGCGCGAGCGAGATCCGCGTCGATGGCGCAGTGCTCGCGTTCACATCCGCGCTGGTCCTCATGGTCGCGGTGCTGCTTTCGTACGCACCGAAGCTCGCCAGTGAGAGCAATATCGGCGCACTCATCGCCGCAGGCGGCAGGCGCACGACCGCCGGATCGAGACGACAGCGGCTCCAGCAGGCGCTGGTCGTCGCCCAGATCGCCGTGTCGGTGATGCTGCTCACGGGGGCAGGGCTGCTGACCCGTACCATGCAGCGGCTGTCCATGGTCGATGCGGGACTCGACACGGAGAATGTGCTCACGATGGAGGTGCCGATCGATTTCGGCGCCGAGACCACAGAGCTGGCGGTCTCGCGCTACCAGCAGATGCAGGGCGAGATCGCCGCACTGCCAGGCGTGCGACAGGTGGCGTTCGGTTCGACCATCCCGCTGCGCAGCGCCGGATTCATGCTCGAGATCAAGGCAGAGGGCCGGCCAGTCGCACCCGGGGAGCCGATGCCGCGCGCGGAGTATCGCACGACCGGCCCCGACTACTTCAGCGCCGCGGGCATCCCTCTGTTGCGCGGGCGCGATTTCGCCGCGACCGACCGCCAGGGAGGTGCGCCGGTTGTCATCCTGAACGAGACACTCGCCAACCGTCTTTTTCCGGGCGAGGATCCGATCGGGAGACGGGTCGCGTGGACCGGCTCGGTGCTCGAGTTCATTCCGGTGTCGGGCGACTGGCGTACAGTGGTAGGTGTGGTGGGCGACACGAAGGATGGCGGGCTCGACGCAGCGCCGCTGCCGGCCATGTTCATGCCGTTCGTGCAGGAAGCGTTTCCCTCCGGCGGTCTCGTGATCCGCTCACGTGGCGATGCGGCGCGACTCGCGCCCGAGGCCACACGGATCGTCCGCTCCATCGCGCCGCAGCAGCCGATCGAGAATGTGCTGACGCTCGATCAGATCCGTGACGAGAGTGTCGGGCCGCGCCGGTTGAACGCCATGCTCGTCGGCTCGTTCGGCCTCCTCGCACTCATTGTTGCGGCCATCGGCATTGCCGCCGTGCTCGCATTCTCGGTGAGCGCACGCACGAACGAGATCGGCATCCGCATGAGCATCGGCGCGGACTCTGGAATGGTACAGCGCATGATCCTCTCGGAGGGCGGCCTGCTCGTGATGCTGGGGCTCGTGATCGGCGCGGTCGGCGCACTGTCACTGTCGCGCCTCATGCAGGGACTGCTGTTCGGCGTCGAGCCGCACGACCCCATGACGCTAGCGACCGTCGCGTTCATCATGGCCGCCGTCGGCATCTTCGCCTGCTGGATTCCCGCGCTTCGCGCCGCACGCATCGACCCCGGTGTCGCGTTGCGGGCACAGTAG